Genomic window (Planococcus sp. MSAK28401):
AACTCGACCGGTCCGTTCAAGCGCAGCGACTCTTCAATAGCTGGTCCGATTAGGTCAGGTTGTACGCATAATTCGTGCTGCTGTTCGGGATGTTTCAGCAGCGTAAGTACGGTGTTGCCGATCAAGTTCACCGTCGTTTCGTGCCCTGCAATAATAAGCAAGGAGACCAGTCCGTACAGCTCTTTTTCCGTCAGCCGGTCGCCTGCTTCCTCTGCTTCGATCAATCGGCTGATCAGATCGTCTCCCGGTTGTTGGCGCACTTTTGCAAACCATTCGCCGAGATAGCGGACAAATTCATTCATATGCTCATAAACGCTAACGCCTGCTTCACCGCTTGTGCCTTCTATGAGTGAGTTTGACCAGGTCCGGAATTTATCGCGATCCTGTGAGGGAACTCCCAAGATTTCGCAAATAACGATGATGGGGAGCGGGAAGGCGAATTCATCGATCAAGTTCACGCTCGATTTGCCTTCGAATCCCTCAAGCAATTCGTCGGTGATTTCCTGGATGCGCGGTTTCATGCTTTCGATCATTTTCAGCGTAAAGGCTTTTTGGGCAAGTCCTCGCAGCCTTTTATGGTCAGGCGGGTCAGAAAATAGCATGTTTTGAGTGAATACGCTCATCTCGTCCATGCTGCTGCCGAACAGCTTCGAAAAATCCTTGATGAAGCGCGGGTCTTTCAGTACAGCTTCCGCATCCGTATAGCGCGTCACGAGCCAACCGAGCTGGCCGTCTGGAAAACGCACCTGATGCACTGGGTCTTCTTCGCGCAGCCGTTCGTAGGCTGGGTAAGGGTTCTTTGTAAATCCAGGGCTGAATAATGTTGTTTCGTCTTTGTCATGCAAATCCATTGAAACGCCTCCTTTTTTATCTATACCCTGAGGCCGATGGTTTTTACTCGTTAATTTTCACATTCCTTCTGTAAAGAAATATGGAAGTGTGTTTTTTTCACTCAGGCTATTTTCCAGTGAAAGGAGTTGTTCCAGTATCATCGTTGTTGAATTTCATCGACAAACCGGGTGATTTCCTGTGCTATTTCTTTTGGGCTTTCCCCGTACAGCATATGGCCGAGCTGCGGAAGGATGCGCAGCTGTGAATTTGCGATGGCAGCAGATAGCTTTTCCTGATCTTCTCTTGATGCGATAAGATCTTCCTCACCTGAAACAATAAGCGCCGGTGCTGTTATTTGTTGGAGAAGGCCGGGGAATTTTTCATTCAATGCAGCTTCACTTGTTTCTTTCCACACACGTGCCGGAACTTTTTGGATTTCATACACCATTTTCTCCAAGAAATCGGCAGGCACGGGATGGTTGAAAAGTCCATTGGTGAATCCCCGGATGAATTCGGGGGTGACGGGATCTGTTAAACGCGACAAAGTGGATTCATGAATGGCGACAATTGCTGGCTGGTTGCCAAGCTCGGAAGGAGAGCCCAGTAGAATGAGCCCAAGTGTCCGCTCGGGATATTTCGCCGCAAAATTCCTGGCGGCAAATCCTCCGCTGGATGCACCCGTGATAAAGGCTTTTTCGATAGCTTTGGCATCCATAAACTGAAGCAAATCTGCTTCGAAGTCTTGTGTTCGATAATCTAAGGCCGGCAAATCGACACCGTCATGCCCTCGCTGTGTATAGGCGAGGGCATGCAGCCGCTTAGGAAAACAAGCGAATAGCAAGTCGAAGGTATAACAAGAGTCTGCGAGCCCGTGCAGGAAAATCAGCGGAATGCCTTGTGGGTCGCCTCGTTCGATATAACTCAGTTTCCTTGTATCCGCCAAGCGCAGCATTTCTGGTTTCAAAGGCATATTCATCCATTCCTTTCACTCGACAGTGATGCTGCCATTATTCGAAGCGAGCTGGATGAGCACCTCGCCATTGCCAAATACGGTTTCTTCATTTTCGCGCCCATACACCTCGATATTGCCGTTGTCGACGCGCGCTTCGATGCGGGCATTCGCCGGTTCCCTGGTCGTGCGGATTTCAATTTGCCCATTATCCGTATCGAAATCGACAGGGAAATCAAGCATCTCGGTCTCCAATTCGATGCGTCCGTTATTCGCTTGTGCTTCCAGGTCGCCTGAAACATCGCTGAATAAGATGCGTCCGTTGGAGGAGCGGGCGCTGATTGCGGCTTCCATGTCTTTCAGTTCAACCCGGCCGTTGTCTGTTTTCGCCTCGACCGTCTCGCTGTCGACTGCCTCTAAAGTGATGCGCCCATTATCTGCTTCAAGCACTACCTCAGCGGTTCTGATGCCGTTCACTTCGATGCTGCCGTTATCGCTATCGGCCGACAGGGAATCAAGCCCACTCACAGGCAGATAAACTTGCAGCGTATAGGAGCGGTTAAAGTCGAAATTGAAAAACGGGGAGCGGTCTTCGACTTCAATTGCCAAGCGGCCGCCTTCAATTTCTGTGTTTAAAGTGAAATTATCGTCATTGCCGGACATGACGACGCGGATCGTTTCGTCTTCACTTGGCATAATGGCTACCCGGGAATTTTCAACGGTAATTTCCACTGCCTCAATATTTTCATCGAAGCTTTGTTCCTCGAGTAGCTCTTGTTGCGCTGGGTCTGAATTGGAGACGGCAAATAAAACGATGCCGAAACCGACTAAGAACAAGCTTGCAATGATGATCAAAATTTTCAAGAAAGTTCCCATGAAATCATCTCCTTTCATTTTGAAATATCCGTAGCTTGGTAACGGAGAGCCGTGTTGCTTCATCACAGATTTGACTAAGTATCATCATTTTACTATAAACATCAGAAAAGTCAGTTTATTTAATTGAAATCATGCTATATTAATGACTATAGGAAGTTCATGGAAGAACAGAACCGCCAAGACGGACCGTCCGGGAATTCTTAGGCAAGGGAGGATGCCGATATGTGGAGCTTAAAAAAGAAAGTTCTCATCGACCGCAGGCTGGGGGAGGTCCACCAATTCGCAACAAACCCGAAGCACTGGTATCAATGGTATGCAGGATTGTCGGAAGCTGAAAACCTGAAAGGAAAAGGAGGAAAAGGCACAAGCATGGACCTGATGTATTTTTTTTTCGGGAGGAGTTTGGAATTGCATGTGCTGGTCGTGGAAAATGCAGTGACGGAAAATGGCTATGTGTGGCGCTGCCTGATTAGCGGCGCTTTTGATGGCAACCAGACGTGGAGGTATGTACCCGTGGAAAATGGCACGGAAGTTCAGTTTGAGATGGAATACGACCTGCCTGGCAGCATTTTCGGGAAAGTGGCCAATACCCTTTACATTAAAAAGTTGATGAACAACTCGATGGAGCAGACATTGCAAAACTTGAAAGATATCAGTGAAAGCGAGTGAACACTCAGCAGTTACGAAGGCCAAGTGGATGATTTTCGGCTTGAAAGACTCGTTCATACTATTTAGAGGAGAGGTGAAGGATGGAGCGAAATCAGAAACGCGATTACTCCCAAATTCCATTTGCTGGCCTGGGTTTGGTCATGGGAACTGCGATTGGCGCAACTTTGGCACTGATTTTAACTGGGGATATTATGTGGGCAGGAGTAGGGACGGGCGTGGGACTGGTTCTCGGGGCAGCGGCCGATAGCATGAAGAAGCGAAGATGAAATCTTTGCCGCCTAATTTGCCGATCAGCGATGCTCTTATGCCGCTGATCGGATTCGAAATTGCCGCTATGGTGTTCAAATCATTCTACTACGTCCAAGAAAAAACAGGAATTGAAGTGGTTGGGGATGCTGATGGAGAAGAGCTGATTAAATAAGGAAAGATGGCTATCTTAGACATTACAGTGCACAAAGGTTATGCTGAACGCAGTTGAGCTGGTCACATGGTCAGCCGAAACGGAAGGATGATCGACATGGCATTTTTGGACAAGCTGAACGCAATGAAAGACAAAGCGATCGAAAAAGGCAAAACCCATTGGGACGAAAATAAAGAAGACTATAAAGAAAAAGCGGCTGGTTATAAAGAGAAAGCCACGGTAATAAAAGAAGATGTAGAGAACAAGTTGAAGGAGAGAAAAGGGAAATAACAAGAGATGCATCTTTTGGATAAGAATGTCGCTTTTAGAATTGAAAAACGCGTGGAGAAACGAATCCGTTTCTCCACGCGTTTTTTGTTTTAAGTGAAGTCATGTCGACCGGTCTAATTCCGAACGGATGCGAGAGATATGCTCGCTCATCAATTGCTTGGCCAATTCGCTATTACCGCTCTCGATCGCCAAATAGATTTCCTCGTGTTCCTTATACGTATCCTGGTGGCGCTCAGCGTTGGTGAAGCGGTGGCGTCGTGTGGCGCGGATATTTTCTTCCAACCGCTTCGCAAGAGTTTCCATCAAGTCGATCAATAATTGATTTTTGGTGGCATTCGCGACTTGCAGATGGAAATCCACGTCAACCTGGACCCCGAGTTCGGGATCGTTCGCGGCCAAAGCCATTTGCCCGAGCACTTCGCGGATCGCCAGCAAGTTCTCTGGTGTCGCCCGCTGTGCTGCGAGCGAGGCGGCTTCAACTTCGAATGCCCGTCTGAGTTCGAGCATATCGTCGATGTATTGAATCTCTGCCGCATCGATGCGCGTGCCGAGTTCATTGCCGAGCATATCGTGCTTGGTCTCAGAGAGAAAACTGCCGCCGCCTTGGCGGATTTCGAGGAAGCCTTTGCTTTCCAGGCCTTTCAACGCTTCGCGAACGGAATTTCGGCTGACGCCGAATAGACTCGCCAAGTCCCGCTCGGAAGGAAGCCGGCCGCCAGGGGGCACATTGTTCTCCAAGCACAGCGTTTGGATCTGTTCGACGACTAATTCATAGGTGCGTTTTTTCGGATTCAATAACACGAAACTCTCTCCCTGTTGACTTGTTTTTATGTTCTCCTTTCATCATACCGAAAGAAATGCAAAATGTCTGAAAATACACATTGAACTTTTCAGATTATTATGTATAATTGGTTTAATTGGTAGGACCAATTTATAAAAACATAAAATATTCCTACTTCACACGTGAATATGCATAAAGGAGCGAAATGAAATGGCAATTCCTCATCAGGAGAAAATTCTGGACAATTTGGCGGATTTTTTGACAGGCGAACAAATCAGCATTAACGAGACGATTAAGGAGTTGCACGGCAGGGATGAATCCTATCACGCCATGCAATTGCCGGACATCGTCGTGTTTCCGGAAACGGCGGAGCAAGTATCGAAAATCATGAAGCTGTCCCAGCAATAC
Coding sequences:
- a CDS encoding FadR/GntR family transcriptional regulator — encoded protein: MLLNPKKRTYELVVEQIQTLCLENNVPPGGRLPSERDLASLFGVSRNSVREALKGLESKGFLEIRQGGGSFLSETKHDMLGNELGTRIDAAEIQYIDDMLELRRAFEVEAASLAAQRATPENLLAIREVLGQMALAANDPELGVQVDVDFHLQVANATKNQLLIDLMETLAKRLEENIRATRRHRFTNAERHQDTYKEHEEIYLAIESGNSELAKQLMSEHISRIRSELDRST
- a CDS encoding cytochrome P450 family protein; translation: MDLHDKDETTLFSPGFTKNPYPAYERLREEDPVHQVRFPDGQLGWLVTRYTDAEAVLKDPRFIKDFSKLFGSSMDEMSVFTQNMLFSDPPDHKRLRGLAQKAFTLKMIESMKPRIQEITDELLEGFEGKSSVNLIDEFAFPLPIIVICEILGVPSQDRDKFRTWSNSLIEGTSGEAGVSVYEHMNEFVRYLGEWFAKVRQQPGDDLISRLIEAEEAGDRLTEKELYGLVSLLIIAGHETTVNLIGNTVLTLLKHPEQQHELCVQPDLIGPAIEESLRLNGPVEFSTSRWAAEEMEFGGKTIHRGDLVIVALNAANHDPEQFDNPELFDIHREKSAHLAFGKGIHFCLGAPLARLEGHTAIEGLLKRFPGMALAVPENELEWRPGMIVRGVRELPVKLGK
- a CDS encoding SRPBCC family protein; this encodes MWSLKKKVLIDRRLGEVHQFATNPKHWYQWYAGLSEAENLKGKGGKGTSMDLMYFFFGRSLELHVLVVENAVTENGYVWRCLISGAFDGNQTWRYVPVENGTEVQFEMEYDLPGSIFGKVANTLYIKKLMNNSMEQTLQNLKDISESE
- a CDS encoding alpha/beta fold hydrolase, with amino-acid sequence MPLKPEMLRLADTRKLSYIERGDPQGIPLIFLHGLADSCYTFDLLFACFPKRLHALAYTQRGHDGVDLPALDYRTQDFEADLLQFMDAKAIEKAFITGASSGGFAARNFAAKYPERTLGLILLGSPSELGNQPAIVAIHESTLSRLTDPVTPEFIRGFTNGLFNHPVPADFLEKMVYEIQKVPARVWKETSEAALNEKFPGLLQQITAPALIVSGEEDLIASREDQEKLSAAIANSQLRILPQLGHMLYGESPKEIAQEITRFVDEIQQR
- a CDS encoding DUF4097 family beta strand repeat-containing protein, translating into MGTFLKILIIIASLFLVGFGIVLFAVSNSDPAQQELLEEQSFDENIEAVEITVENSRVAIMPSEDETIRVVMSGNDDNFTLNTEIEGGRLAIEVEDRSPFFNFDFNRSYTLQVYLPVSGLDSLSADSDNGSIEVNGIRTAEVVLEADNGRITLEAVDSETVEAKTDNGRVELKDMEAAISARSSNGRILFSDVSGDLEAQANNGRIELETEMLDFPVDFDTDNGQIEIRTTREPANARIEARVDNGNIEVYGRENEETVFGNGEVLIQLASNNGSITVE